The Pelodiscus sinensis isolate JC-2024 chromosome 32, ASM4963464v1, whole genome shotgun sequence genomic sequence CATGTGTCTCAGCGGGATGACAGACAATGAAAGCCCAGAACTGACAAGGAGGAAGAGATGCTGGTTAGGCTGgagagactagagccattaatgcgATTGGATGAGACTGTCGGGATGGGCAGCGCATGTTTGTGATAACATCGTAACCTATTGAACTGATTGTTCAATGAAACTAGTGAAAATTCCCCCTGGTCCCAGAGAACGGAGTGGGAAGTGGAAAAAGAGCTTTGAAGGAAGAACAGGAAAAGCTCACGTGGGTTTGCTCTGCTTACCgatgaacagggctgcagaatgtcgGATGGACagctgggagctttccagatagGCTAAGGCCTGGAACAGGAGCCTTGGGACGTTCCTCTCGTTATTCTCCAtctaggaacagagcagggagaaatgctcagtgcagacaacgtgatctgcccacagcgggcaggccagggctgctgaagctcagagggagggcagggcaagagccagtaggagcccagacGATGGAGCTGCCCCTCTCTGAAGGGCCGGATGCAGAGGGTGCCCAGCAGTCCCAGTGTCCTAACcccacagggcctgcagggcagcaggggagtggagggcaggagcagggtgcacagccactgtgcccaccccacaagcaaaaggggcaggaccccacaggaGCCCTTCTAGGAGGGGCTGCCTCTGATGTCCCTGCGTGACGAGCGGGGTGGAGaaccccctgggtgctcgggggtggggctagaaaggtctccctgagctccccactcaCTGCTCTGCGGGCCCAAAGAACACACCTACCAGGCACTGCCCGACGCACGGCAAGAGCTGCGAGGAGccgtcccaggccaggctgcagaagagactcttccgattggcccagccgaggaacatggcgcagcggaagagggtcactttgcagctctgcagcacaaggggagagagaggggcttcgctgagagagggagcgtctggggcacgtcccctcctccctgctccttgggctcctgctctccctgccaggggaggttcctgccccttgttcccaaagggaggctgctcagaggaggggctgagaactggctggcgagagccggac encodes the following:
- the LOC142823266 gene encoding maestro heat-like repeat family member 5; this encodes MFLGWANRKSLFCSLAWDGSSQLLPCVGQCLMENNERNVPRLLFQALAYLESSQLSIRHSAALFIGETIHHFVYLLAETVSADDIYRLCEAFQEVPLRSDRTTAIVLNEHFKWLQKLANLVWGAF